In Drosophila pseudoobscura strain MV-25-SWS-2005 chromosome 4, UCI_Dpse_MV25, whole genome shotgun sequence, the following proteins share a genomic window:
- the MICU1 gene encoding calcium uptake protein 1 homolog, mitochondrial isoform X1: MSVLRFLVTRQALAALSRPTSINLLQNRAQVALASTLASNSTNSCLKAATTICDGNPCQMQIRGHKRFGHQQEKTPQVTKYFHGLILSLFIISVLDWGKVKRLLMPKVDADYGQRPSSAAGVNGEDSSDDSESDDSDEDESSGGLHLHEGKKIREKVGFRERKIIEYENRIRQFSTPDKVFRYFATIQVPVADDRHEVYMTPTDFLTSMTPGMKQPDGLGLDQYRRYDPKSVGEQLNLHLEKNSIFYKLGSYGLITFSDYIFLLTVLSISRRHFEIAFRMFDLNGDGDVDCEEFEMVATLVRSQTSMGTRHRDHANTGNTFKSLKGVNSALITYFFGPNMDEKLTIEKFLDFQEQLQREILSLEFERKEPNDDGNITEADFAELLLAYAGYPLKKKQKKLKRVKRRFRDHGTGISKQDYLDFFHFLNNINDVDTALTFYHIAGASIDQQTLQHVAKTVALVNLSDHVVDVVFTIFDENNDNQLSNKEFISVMKNRVQRGLEKPKDTGFLKMMRSVFKCAKETKPVLLDI, translated from the exons ATGTCTGTGCTGCGCTTCCTGGTGACGCGGCAGGCCCTGGCCGCACTGTCCAGGCCGACGTCCATCAATCTGCTGCAGAATCGGGCACAAGTCGCACTCGCCTCCACTCTGGCgagcaacagcaccaacagcTGTCTGAAGGCAGCCACCACAATTTGCGATGGGAATCCCTGCCAAATGCAGATTAGAGGACACAAACGCTTTGGCCATCAGCAGGAGAAGACCCCTCAAGTGACCAAATACTTCCATGGACTCATCCTGAGTCTGTTCATCATATCCGTGCTGGATTGGGGAAA AGTGAAACGTTTGCTGATGCCCAAAGTGGATGCAGATTATGGCCAGCGTCCGTCTTCGGCAGCTGGCGTGAATGGAGAGGACAGCTCGGACGACTCCGAGAGCGACGATAGCGATGAGGATGAATCCAGCGGCGGCCTGCATCTGCATGAGGGCAAGAAAATCAGGGAAAAAGTTGGTTTCCGCGAGCGCAAG ATCATTGAGTATGAGAATCGCATACGTCAGTTTTCCACGCCGGACAAAGTATTTCGCTACTTTGCCACCATCCAAGTGCCAGTGGCCGATGATCGTCATGAGGTCTACATGACACCAACCGATTTCTTAACCAGCATGACGCCAGGCATGAAGCAACCCGATG GTCTTGGTCTGGATCAGTATCGTCGCTATGATCCCAAG TCTGTTGGCGAACAACTGAACCTTCACTTGGAGAAGAACAGCATCTTCTATAAGCTGGGTTCCTATGGTCTCATCACCTTCTCCGACTACATTTTCCTGCTGACAGTGCTCTCAA TTTCCCGACGCCACTTTGAGATTGCCTTCCGCATGTTTGACCTGAATGGCGACGGTGATGTAGACTGTGAGGAATTCGAGATGGTGGCCACTCTGGTGAGATCGCAGACGAGCATGGGTACCCGACATCGTGATCATGCCAATACGGGCAATACCTTTAAG TCCTTGAAG GGCGTGAATTCCGCTTTGATCACGTACTTCTTTGGCCCTAATATGGATGAGAAGTTGACGATTGAAAAGTTCTTGGACTTCCAAGAGCAGCTACAGCGTGAGATCCTCTCTCTGGAGTTCGAGAGAAAAGAACCCAATGATGATGGCAACATCACGGAAGCTGATTTCGCTGAGCTCCTTTTGGCCTATGCGGGTTATCCCTTgaagaagaaacaaaagaaattgaaGCGTGTGAAGCGTCGCTTCCGTGATCATGGCACGGGCATATCCAAGCAGGATTATCTGGACTTCTTCCACTTTTTGAACAACATCAATGACGTGGACACTGCCCTGACCTTCTACCACATTGCGGGCGCCTCCATTGATCAGCAAACGCTGCAGCATGTAGCCAAGACAGTGGCTTTGGTCAATCTATCGGATCACGTGGTGGATGTTGTCTTCACCATCTTCGATGAGAACA ACGACAACCAGCTGAGCAATAAGGAATTCATTTCGGTGATGAAGAATCGCGTTCAACGCGGCCTGGAGAAGCCCAAGGATACGGGTTTCCTCAAAATGATGCGCTCGGTGTTCAAGTGTGCCAAGGAGACCAAGCCCGTTCTCTTGGACATATAG
- the MICU1 gene encoding calcium uptake protein 1 homolog, mitochondrial isoform X4 — protein MSVLRFLVTRQALAALSRPTSINLLQNRAQVALASTLASNSTNSCLKAATTICDGNPCQMQIRGHKRFGHQQEKTPQVTKYFHGLILSLFIISVLDWGKVKRLLMPKVDADYGQRPSSAAGVNGEDSSDDSESDDSDEDESSGGLHLHEGKKIREKVGFRERKIIEYENRIRQFSTPDKIFRYFATVRLQDATQTIVCMTPEDFLRSIYPGIKQPDGLGLDQYRRYDPKSVGEQLNLHLEKNSIFYKLGSYGLITFSDYIFLLTVLSISRRHFEIAFRMFDLNGDGDVDCEEFEMVATLVRSQTSMGTRHRDHANTGNTFKGVNSALITYFFGPNMDEKLTIEKFLDFQEQLQREILSLEFERKEPNDDGNITEADFAELLLAYAGYPLKKKQKKLKRVKRRFRDHGTGISKQDYLDFFHFLNNINDVDTALTFYHIAGASIDQQTLQHVAKTVALVNLSDHVVDVVFTIFDENNDNQLSNKEFISVMKNRVQRGLEKPKDTGFLKMMRSVFKCAKETKPVLLDI, from the exons ATGTCTGTGCTGCGCTTCCTGGTGACGCGGCAGGCCCTGGCCGCACTGTCCAGGCCGACGTCCATCAATCTGCTGCAGAATCGGGCACAAGTCGCACTCGCCTCCACTCTGGCgagcaacagcaccaacagcTGTCTGAAGGCAGCCACCACAATTTGCGATGGGAATCCCTGCCAAATGCAGATTAGAGGACACAAACGCTTTGGCCATCAGCAGGAGAAGACCCCTCAAGTGACCAAATACTTCCATGGACTCATCCTGAGTCTGTTCATCATATCCGTGCTGGATTGGGGAAA AGTGAAACGTTTGCTGATGCCCAAAGTGGATGCAGATTATGGCCAGCGTCCGTCTTCGGCAGCTGGCGTGAATGGAGAGGACAGCTCGGACGACTCCGAGAGCGACGATAGCGATGAGGATGAATCCAGCGGCGGCCTGCATCTGCATGAGGGCAAGAAAATCAGGGAAAAAGTTGGTTTCCGCGAGCGCAAG ATTATTGAGTATGAGAATCGCATCCGCCAGTTCTCCACGCCCGATAAGATCTTTCGATACTTTGCCACTGTGCGTCTGCAAGATGCCACACAGACGATTGTGTGCATGACACCCGAGGACTTTCTGCGCTCCATCTATCCGGGCATCAAGCAGCCAGATG GTCTTGGTCTGGATCAGTATCGTCGCTATGATCCCAAG TCTGTTGGCGAACAACTGAACCTTCACTTGGAGAAGAACAGCATCTTCTATAAGCTGGGTTCCTATGGTCTCATCACCTTCTCCGACTACATTTTCCTGCTGACAGTGCTCTCAA TTTCCCGACGCCACTTTGAGATTGCCTTCCGCATGTTTGACCTGAATGGCGACGGTGATGTAGACTGTGAGGAATTCGAGATGGTGGCCACTCTGGTGAGATCGCAGACGAGCATGGGTACCCGACATCGTGATCATGCCAATACGGGCAATACCTTTAAG GGCGTGAATTCCGCTTTGATCACGTACTTCTTTGGCCCTAATATGGATGAGAAGTTGACGATTGAAAAGTTCTTGGACTTCCAAGAGCAGCTACAGCGTGAGATCCTCTCTCTGGAGTTCGAGAGAAAAGAACCCAATGATGATGGCAACATCACGGAAGCTGATTTCGCTGAGCTCCTTTTGGCCTATGCGGGTTATCCCTTgaagaagaaacaaaagaaattgaaGCGTGTGAAGCGTCGCTTCCGTGATCATGGCACGGGCATATCCAAGCAGGATTATCTGGACTTCTTCCACTTTTTGAACAACATCAATGACGTGGACACTGCCCTGACCTTCTACCACATTGCGGGCGCCTCCATTGATCAGCAAACGCTGCAGCATGTAGCCAAGACAGTGGCTTTGGTCAATCTATCGGATCACGTGGTGGATGTTGTCTTCACCATCTTCGATGAGAACA ACGACAACCAGCTGAGCAATAAGGAATTCATTTCGGTGATGAAGAATCGCGTTCAACGCGGCCTGGAGAAGCCCAAGGATACGGGTTTCCTCAAAATGATGCGCTCGGTGTTCAAGTGTGCCAAGGAGACCAAGCCCGTTCTCTTGGACATATAG
- the LOC6903297 gene encoding beta-1,3-galactosyltransferase 5-like: MSNLRSLVTLIVWVTLCLMIYLIPPNQSREDVPPLMEQNFPNDEEHLIDFGNFGYIIEQSPCESDTRGLIIVHTAPNNHEKRSLIRETWGGVVHSASSGSPLRLIFALGNIRNSSLESAILEEHSQHGDLLQGNFMDTYSNITYKHLMALQWFNYHCNRAQFLLKVDDDIFVNTPTLLENLRDPKPSNSSNRRLLDGLIQQRSGLLLCAKREGDRVARSYRSKWRASFKEYSDSRYPDFCPGFSVLYSPDVARKLYAEAQRSPYFRLDDVHITGILSKRLHIPISDLSPYVMYPSEMESVLKGEEIPTEQVEFLVSWHNLNPSQMRSLWSLFGNN; this comes from the coding sequence ATGTCCAATCTGCGATCCTTAGTCACTCTTATTGTCTGGGTGACCCTTTGCCTAATGATCTACCTGATACCACCGAATCAGTCGCGTGAGGATGTGCCCCCATTAATGGAACAGAACTTTCCGAACGATGAAGAGCATTTGATTGACTTCGGGAACTTCGGCTACATAATAGAGCAGTCCCCCTGCGAGTCGGATACCAGGGGCCTGATAATAGTCCACACAGCTCCCAACAACCATGAGAAACGTTCGTTGATACGCGAGACCTGGGGCGGAGTCGTCCACAGTGCCAGCAGTGGGTCACCACTTCGGTTGATCTTTGCTCTGGGCAACATTCGGAATAGCTCCCTGGAGTCTGCGATTCTGGAAGAGCACTCTCAGCACGGGGACCTTTTGCAGGGCAATTTCATGGACACCTACAGCAACATTACCTACAAGCATTTGATGGCCCTGCAATGGTTCAACTACCACTGCAATCGTGCTCAGTTCCTGCTGAAAGTGGACGACGATATCTTTGTGAATACCCCGACACTTTTGGAGAACCTAAGAGACCCGAAACCCTCCAATAGCTCCAACAGACGGCTCCTAGACGGCCTCATACAGCAACGCAGCGGACTTCTGCTCTGCGCGAAGAGAGAAGGAGATCGTGTTGCTCGGTCGTATCGCTCCAAGTGGCGTGCGAGCTTCAAGGAGTACTCCGACTCTCGTTACCCCGACTTTTGTCCAGGCTTCTCGGTCCTCTACAGTCCAGATGTGGCCAGGAAACTCTACGCAGAAGCCCAAAGGTCACCGTACTTCCGCCTGGATGATGTCCACATCACTGGCATACTGTCGAAGCGTCTGCACATCCCGATCAGCGATCTGAGTCCGTACGTCATGTATCCATCGGAAATGGAAAGCGTACTGAAGGGGGAGGAAATACCCACCGAGCAAGTGGAATTTCTGGTTTCCTGGCATAACTTAAACCCCTCACAGATGCGATCGCTCTGGTCATTGTTTGGAAACAACTAA
- the MICU1 gene encoding calcium uptake protein 1 homolog, mitochondrial isoform X2: MSVLRFLVTRQALAALSRPTSINLLQNRAQVALASTLASNSTNSCLKAATTICDGNPCQMQIRGHKRFGHQQEKTPQVTKYFHGLILSLFIISVLDWGKVKRLLMPKVDADYGQRPSSAAGVNGEDSSDDSESDDSDEDESSGGLHLHEGKKIREKVGFRERKIIEYENRIRQFSTPDKIFRYFATVRLQDATQTIVCMTPEDFLRSIYPGIKQPDGLGLDQYRRYDPKSVGEQLNLHLEKNSIFYKLGSYGLITFSDYIFLLTVLSISRRHFEIAFRMFDLNGDGDVDCEEFEMVATLVRSQTSMGTRHRDHANTGNTFKSLKGVNSALITYFFGPNMDEKLTIEKFLDFQEQLQREILSLEFERKEPNDDGNITEADFAELLLAYAGYPLKKKQKKLKRVKRRFRDHGTGISKQDYLDFFHFLNNINDVDTALTFYHIAGASIDQQTLQHVAKTVALVNLSDHVVDVVFTIFDENNDNQLSNKEFISVMKNRVQRGLEKPKDTGFLKMMRSVFKCAKETKPVLLDI; this comes from the exons ATGTCTGTGCTGCGCTTCCTGGTGACGCGGCAGGCCCTGGCCGCACTGTCCAGGCCGACGTCCATCAATCTGCTGCAGAATCGGGCACAAGTCGCACTCGCCTCCACTCTGGCgagcaacagcaccaacagcTGTCTGAAGGCAGCCACCACAATTTGCGATGGGAATCCCTGCCAAATGCAGATTAGAGGACACAAACGCTTTGGCCATCAGCAGGAGAAGACCCCTCAAGTGACCAAATACTTCCATGGACTCATCCTGAGTCTGTTCATCATATCCGTGCTGGATTGGGGAAA AGTGAAACGTTTGCTGATGCCCAAAGTGGATGCAGATTATGGCCAGCGTCCGTCTTCGGCAGCTGGCGTGAATGGAGAGGACAGCTCGGACGACTCCGAGAGCGACGATAGCGATGAGGATGAATCCAGCGGCGGCCTGCATCTGCATGAGGGCAAGAAAATCAGGGAAAAAGTTGGTTTCCGCGAGCGCAAG ATTATTGAGTATGAGAATCGCATCCGCCAGTTCTCCACGCCCGATAAGATCTTTCGATACTTTGCCACTGTGCGTCTGCAAGATGCCACACAGACGATTGTGTGCATGACACCCGAGGACTTTCTGCGCTCCATCTATCCGGGCATCAAGCAGCCAGATG GTCTTGGTCTGGATCAGTATCGTCGCTATGATCCCAAG TCTGTTGGCGAACAACTGAACCTTCACTTGGAGAAGAACAGCATCTTCTATAAGCTGGGTTCCTATGGTCTCATCACCTTCTCCGACTACATTTTCCTGCTGACAGTGCTCTCAA TTTCCCGACGCCACTTTGAGATTGCCTTCCGCATGTTTGACCTGAATGGCGACGGTGATGTAGACTGTGAGGAATTCGAGATGGTGGCCACTCTGGTGAGATCGCAGACGAGCATGGGTACCCGACATCGTGATCATGCCAATACGGGCAATACCTTTAAG TCCTTGAAG GGCGTGAATTCCGCTTTGATCACGTACTTCTTTGGCCCTAATATGGATGAGAAGTTGACGATTGAAAAGTTCTTGGACTTCCAAGAGCAGCTACAGCGTGAGATCCTCTCTCTGGAGTTCGAGAGAAAAGAACCCAATGATGATGGCAACATCACGGAAGCTGATTTCGCTGAGCTCCTTTTGGCCTATGCGGGTTATCCCTTgaagaagaaacaaaagaaattgaaGCGTGTGAAGCGTCGCTTCCGTGATCATGGCACGGGCATATCCAAGCAGGATTATCTGGACTTCTTCCACTTTTTGAACAACATCAATGACGTGGACACTGCCCTGACCTTCTACCACATTGCGGGCGCCTCCATTGATCAGCAAACGCTGCAGCATGTAGCCAAGACAGTGGCTTTGGTCAATCTATCGGATCACGTGGTGGATGTTGTCTTCACCATCTTCGATGAGAACA ACGACAACCAGCTGAGCAATAAGGAATTCATTTCGGTGATGAAGAATCGCGTTCAACGCGGCCTGGAGAAGCCCAAGGATACGGGTTTCCTCAAAATGATGCGCTCGGTGTTCAAGTGTGCCAAGGAGACCAAGCCCGTTCTCTTGGACATATAG
- the MICU1 gene encoding calcium uptake protein 1 homolog, mitochondrial isoform X3 — protein sequence MSVLRFLVTRQALAALSRPTSINLLQNRAQVALASTLASNSTNSCLKAATTICDGNPCQMQIRGHKRFGHQQEKTPQVTKYFHGLILSLFIISVLDWGKVKRLLMPKVDADYGQRPSSAAGVNGEDSSDDSESDDSDEDESSGGLHLHEGKKIREKVGFRERKIIEYENRIRQFSTPDKVFRYFATIQVPVADDRHEVYMTPTDFLTSMTPGMKQPDGLGLDQYRRYDPKSVGEQLNLHLEKNSIFYKLGSYGLITFSDYIFLLTVLSISRRHFEIAFRMFDLNGDGDVDCEEFEMVATLVRSQTSMGTRHRDHANTGNTFKGVNSALITYFFGPNMDEKLTIEKFLDFQEQLQREILSLEFERKEPNDDGNITEADFAELLLAYAGYPLKKKQKKLKRVKRRFRDHGTGISKQDYLDFFHFLNNINDVDTALTFYHIAGASIDQQTLQHVAKTVALVNLSDHVVDVVFTIFDENNDNQLSNKEFISVMKNRVQRGLEKPKDTGFLKMMRSVFKCAKETKPVLLDI from the exons ATGTCTGTGCTGCGCTTCCTGGTGACGCGGCAGGCCCTGGCCGCACTGTCCAGGCCGACGTCCATCAATCTGCTGCAGAATCGGGCACAAGTCGCACTCGCCTCCACTCTGGCgagcaacagcaccaacagcTGTCTGAAGGCAGCCACCACAATTTGCGATGGGAATCCCTGCCAAATGCAGATTAGAGGACACAAACGCTTTGGCCATCAGCAGGAGAAGACCCCTCAAGTGACCAAATACTTCCATGGACTCATCCTGAGTCTGTTCATCATATCCGTGCTGGATTGGGGAAA AGTGAAACGTTTGCTGATGCCCAAAGTGGATGCAGATTATGGCCAGCGTCCGTCTTCGGCAGCTGGCGTGAATGGAGAGGACAGCTCGGACGACTCCGAGAGCGACGATAGCGATGAGGATGAATCCAGCGGCGGCCTGCATCTGCATGAGGGCAAGAAAATCAGGGAAAAAGTTGGTTTCCGCGAGCGCAAG ATCATTGAGTATGAGAATCGCATACGTCAGTTTTCCACGCCGGACAAAGTATTTCGCTACTTTGCCACCATCCAAGTGCCAGTGGCCGATGATCGTCATGAGGTCTACATGACACCAACCGATTTCTTAACCAGCATGACGCCAGGCATGAAGCAACCCGATG GTCTTGGTCTGGATCAGTATCGTCGCTATGATCCCAAG TCTGTTGGCGAACAACTGAACCTTCACTTGGAGAAGAACAGCATCTTCTATAAGCTGGGTTCCTATGGTCTCATCACCTTCTCCGACTACATTTTCCTGCTGACAGTGCTCTCAA TTTCCCGACGCCACTTTGAGATTGCCTTCCGCATGTTTGACCTGAATGGCGACGGTGATGTAGACTGTGAGGAATTCGAGATGGTGGCCACTCTGGTGAGATCGCAGACGAGCATGGGTACCCGACATCGTGATCATGCCAATACGGGCAATACCTTTAAG GGCGTGAATTCCGCTTTGATCACGTACTTCTTTGGCCCTAATATGGATGAGAAGTTGACGATTGAAAAGTTCTTGGACTTCCAAGAGCAGCTACAGCGTGAGATCCTCTCTCTGGAGTTCGAGAGAAAAGAACCCAATGATGATGGCAACATCACGGAAGCTGATTTCGCTGAGCTCCTTTTGGCCTATGCGGGTTATCCCTTgaagaagaaacaaaagaaattgaaGCGTGTGAAGCGTCGCTTCCGTGATCATGGCACGGGCATATCCAAGCAGGATTATCTGGACTTCTTCCACTTTTTGAACAACATCAATGACGTGGACACTGCCCTGACCTTCTACCACATTGCGGGCGCCTCCATTGATCAGCAAACGCTGCAGCATGTAGCCAAGACAGTGGCTTTGGTCAATCTATCGGATCACGTGGTGGATGTTGTCTTCACCATCTTCGATGAGAACA ACGACAACCAGCTGAGCAATAAGGAATTCATTTCGGTGATGAAGAATCGCGTTCAACGCGGCCTGGAGAAGCCCAAGGATACGGGTTTCCTCAAAATGATGCGCTCGGTGTTCAAGTGTGCCAAGGAGACCAAGCCCGTTCTCTTGGACATATAG